A DNA window from Daucus carota subsp. sativus chromosome 3, DH1 v3.0, whole genome shotgun sequence contains the following coding sequences:
- the LOC108213283 gene encoding MDIS1-interacting receptor like kinase 2-like, with amino-acid sequence MKTYIGMGTLRNPYVLLLFHVLFIFILPQKITSSPRTEAEALVKWKSSLLPSDSLNSWSLDNLDDLCNWTGITCGAGTISKLNISYQEHYGTLAHFRFSSFPNLTSLDLSNNLFSSSIPVGIGNLTQLQYLSFFNNSLNGTIPYQIGQLHKLEHFSLGSNYLDNLSWSLLDQYVNLTYLDLSINLLTGRIPDSVFRLSNLESVLLNDNFFEGPLPENVSKLSKVKELYFGRNKLSGSLPYSLGLLYNLQVLELYNNSFTGKIPSSIGQLRDLQSLDLRENYLNSTIPPELGFCTKLSFLALATNSLTGPLPWSFSNLTQISVLVLSDNLLSGELSPHFIGNWSLLTNLYLEKNAITGNIPAEIGTLSSLTYLYLFNNKLKGPIPREIGKLNELLELDLSGNHLEDSIPSTIGNLTKLTLLHLFNNNLSGTIPLEIGNLPLLEILDLSHNQMYGEVPDSITNLSNLQTLSLFTNRFHGSIPTNLGKNTSFLSVVDLSYNSFSGAVPEGLCSGLALELFTVIGNNFSGALPICLRNCSKLSRVRLEDNQFSGNISEAFGFHPNLVFISLSGNNFMGELSSQWGKCESLTNIEISKNRLSGLVPAELGNLKKLQALELDSNELTGEIPKELGNLVLLLKLNLSNNYLTGNIPRSLGKLTKLNHLDLSTNNMNGRIPKELGNCESLLSLSLSQNSFSKEIPSELGNLRQLQINLDLSSNSLSGTIPSNLGKLKVLMDLNLSHNQLSGSIFSSLSADMFSLETIDFSYNNLSGPIPSFQRKVAKYFIGNSLLCGDAKGLSRCLSTPLKSSKSSKKILIGIFVAVGSLVVFWIVTFGCLRRHMKIKKRDLETFISGQIMSLIWEREGKFTFEDIITATEDFSERYCIGRGGFGTVYKAKLFNGEIVAVKRLNITDSSDVLANNRWSFENEIRTLTEVRHRNIIKLHGFCSKDNSLYLIYKFVERGSLGTLLYSDGGPSELSWDTRVRIVKGLAHALSYLHHDCSPTIVHRDISLNNILLEPDLEPRLSDFGTARFLSTESSNWTNVAGSYGYMAPELALSMLVTAKSDVYSFGVVTLEIFMGRHPGEFLSTLSGNSDLALKDVLDQRLPPPTERTEEVVKVVISAALACTHSTPESRPTMHSVAQELSRKTHVEVSTYAPET; translated from the exons ATGAAAACATACATAGGAATGGGAACACTGCGCAATCCTTATGTTTTACTACTATTTCATGTTCTCTTCATTTTTATACTTCCACAAAAAATAACATCATCACCAAGAACTGAGGCAGAAGCTCTCGTCAAATGGAAGAGCAGCTTACTACCATCTGATTCTCTCAATTCATGGTCCCTAGACAATCTCGACGACCTTTGTAACTGGACTGGCATTACTTGTGGTGCAGGAACAATCTCGAAGCTCAACATTTCCTATCAAGAACACTACGGCACACTTGCTCACTTCAGGTTCTCTTCATTTCCAAACCTCACTTCCTTGGACTTGAGCAACAATCTTTTTTCAAGTAGTATTCCTGTAGGAATCGGAAATTTAACACAGCTTCAGTACTTGAGCTTTTTCAATAACAGTCTTAACGGTACCATTCCTTACCAAATTGGCCAACTTCATAAACTAGAACATTTTAGCTTGGGCTCAAACTACTTAGATAATCTAAGCTGGTCCCTGTTGGATCAGTATGTCAACTTAACTTACCTTGATCTGTCGATTAATTTGTTGACAGGACGCATTCCTGATTCAGTGTTTCGTTTATCTAATCTTGAATCCGTCCTGcttaatgataatttttttgaaggGCCATTGCCAGAAAATGTTTCCAAGCTTTCCAAGGTAAAAGAACTTTATTTCGGAAGAAATAAGTTATCAGGGTCTCTTCCTTATAGTCTGGGTCTTCTATATAATCTTCAAGTTCTTGAATTGTATAACAACTCATTTACAGGAAAGATTCCTTCTTCTATAGGTCAACTTAGAGATCTTCAGTCACTTGATCTCCGAGAAAATTATTTGAACTCTACTATTCCTCCTGAGCTTGGGTTTTGCACCAAGCTCAGTTTCTTGGCTTTAGCTACCAATTCGCTCACTGGGCCTTTGCCTTGGTCCTTTTCAAATCTTACACAAATTTCTGTACTAGTCCTGTCAGATAATTTGCTGTCTGGTGAGCTCTCACCACATTTCATCGGCAACTGGTCTTTGTTAACAAATCTGTACCTAGAAAAAAATGCCATCACTGGTAATATTCCTGCTGAAATTGGTACGTTGTCGAGTCTCACATACCTTTATCTATTCAATAATAAACTCAAAGGACCAATTCCCAGAGAGATTGGTAAGTTGAATGAGCTTCTGGAATTAGACTTGTCAGGAAACCATCTTGAAGATTCAATTCCATCAACAATAGGGAACCTGACCAAATTGACACTCTTACATCTGTTTAACAATAATCTTAGCGGAACCATTCCACTTGAGATTGGTAACTTACCACTGCTTGAAATTCTTGATCTCAGCCATAACCAAATGTATGGAGAGGTTCCAGATTCCATTACTAATTTGAGTAACTTGCAGACACTTTCTTTGTTCACCAACAGATTTCATGGCAGCATTCCGACGAACTTAGGAAAAAATACTTCCTTTTTATCTGTTGTTGACTTGTCATACAACAGCTTCTCTGGTGCGGTGCCAGAGGGATTGTGCAGTGGCTTGGCCCTCGAATTATTTACAGtaattggaaacaatttttctgGGGCTTTGCCGATTTGCTTAAGAAACTGCTCTAAATTGAGTAGAGTCCGTCTCGAGGACAACCAGTTCTCTGGAAATATTTCTGAAGCATTTGGTTTTCACCCGAATCTTGTTTTTATCTCTCTAAGTGGCAATAACTTTATGGGTGAACTCTCATCCCAGTGGGGTAAGTGTGAAAGTCTTACAAACATAGAGATTTCTAAAAACAGACTTTCAGGCCTAGTACCAGCGGAGCTtggaaacttaaaaaaattacaagctTTAGAGCTGGATTCGAATGAGTTGACAGGTGAGATTCCAAAGGAACTGGGAAACTTAGTCCTGTTGTTGAAACTCAACTTGAGTAATAATTATTTGACTGGAAACATCCCTCGGAGTTTAGGCAAATTAACAAAGCTCAACCATCTTGATTTGTCTACAAACAACATGAATGGAAGAATACCAAAAGAGCTTGGGAATTGTGAAAGCTTATTAAGCTTGAGCTTGAGTCAGAacagtttttcaaaagagaTACCCTCAGAACTTGGAAATTTGCGTCAGTTGCAAATTAATTTGGACCTGAGTAGCAATTCACTTTCAGGGACCATTCCTTCTAACTTGGGGAAATTGAAGGTTTTGATGGATTTGAATCTCTCACATAATCAACTCTCGGGTAGTATTTTTTCTTCACTCTCTGCTGATATGTTTAGTCTGGAAACGATTGATTTTTCCTACAATAACTTGTCTGGCCCTATACCCTCGTTCCAACGAAAAGTTGCAAAATATTTCATTGGGAACTCCCTTCTGTGTGGTGATGCAAAAGGATTGTCTCGTTGTCTGTCTACGCCTCTGAAGTCATCCAAGTCCAGTAAAAAAATTCTCATCGGTATCTTTGTTGCAGTGGGCAGCCTCGTAGTTTTCTGGATTGTTACTTTTGGATGTTTAAGGAGACATATGAAAATCAAGAAAAGGGATTTAGAGACATTCATTTCAGGACAAATTATGTCACTGATTTGGGAAAGAGAAGGAAAATTTACATTTGAAGATATTATTACAGCCACTGAAGATTTTAGTGAAAGGTACTGCATTGGAAGAGGAGGATTCGGAACTGTATACAAGGCCAAGTTGTTTAATGGTGAGATTGTAGCAGTTAAAAGGCTCAATATAACAGACTCCAGTGATGTTTTGGCAAATAATCGATGGAGCTTTGAAAACGAGATACGAACCTTGACCGAAGTCAGGCACCGGAATATCATCAAACTTCATGGATTCTGTTCCAAGGACAATTCCCTTtacttaatatataaatttgtcgAGAGAGGCAGCTTAGGGACATTGTTGTACAGTGATGGAGGGCCTTCTGAATTAAGTTGGGACACAAGGGTAAGAATTGTTAAAGGATTGGCTCATGCACTTTCTTACTTGCATCATGATTGCTCTCCTACTATTGTGCATAGAGATATATCACTGAATAATATCTTGCTCGAGCCAGATCTGGAGCCAAGGCTCTCGGATTTTGGCACCGCAAGATTTTTAAGTACCGAATCCTCAAACTGGACTAATGTTGCAGGGTCATATGGCTACATGGCGCCAG AACTTGCCTTGAGTATGCTAGTGACGGCTAAATCAGATGTTTATAGCTTTGGAGTTGTGACATTGGAGATATTCATGGGAAGACACCCTGGGGAGTTCCTTTCAACTTTGTCCGGAAATTCTGACTTAGCTCTGAAGGATGTGCTTGATCAACGACTTCCACCGCCGACAGAGAGAACAGAAGAGGTTGTGAAAGTTGTTATCAGTGCAGCGCTAGCATGTACACATTCCACACCAGAGTCGAGACCTACCATGCATTCTGTGGCGCAAGAACTATCAAGAAAAACTCATGTGGAAGTCAGTACATATGCTCCTGAAACCTAA
- the LOC108212918 gene encoding probable pectinesterase/pectinesterase inhibitor 20 codes for MHTLLSATLTNQLTCFAELDALTSPSIPKDVFLALLSNIGSTLYSVSLAIFKHGWVNTTRRGRGRKNPDVSVSEDDGKLRLYPCGPAVNATQKVVVDPSGNGNFTMINDAVAAAPNNTDGGNGYFLISIAAGVYQKYINIPVNKKYLMMIGAGINQTIITGNHSVSDGLSTFNTGTFIFQLFCKNVPSSAFVTRLTIFIDGSGMRDHR; via the exons ATGCATACTTTGCTCAGTGCAACCCTAACCAACCAGCTAACTTGCTTTGCAGAGCTTGATGCCCTCACATCACCGTCGATTCCTAAAGATGTATTTTTGGCTCTATTATCCAATATTGGGAGTACGCTATATAGCGTGTCACTCGCTATTTTCAAACATGGTTGGGTTAATACAACAAGAAGAGGAAGAGGTAGGAAAAATCCCGACGTTTCAGTTTCtgaagatgatggaaaattGAGGCTTTATCCATGCGGACCTGCTGTGAATGCGACTCAGAAGGTTGTAGTAGATCCTAGTGGAAATGGAAATTTTACGATGATTAATGATGCTGTTGCAGCAGCTCCAAACAACACTGATGGCGGCAATGGGTatttcttgattagtattgcgGCTGGTGTGTACCAAAAGTATATTAACATACCGGTAAACAAGAAGTACTTGATGATGATCGGAGCAGGGATTAATCAGACTATAATTACTGGCAATCATAGTGTCTCGGATGGGTTGTCCACATTCAACACAGGAACATTCA TTTTCCAACTGTTCTGCAAGAACGTCCCGTCATCTGCGTTCGTCACAAGGTTAACCATTTTTATAGACGGGTCTGGTATGAGAGACCATCGATGA
- the LOC108212919 gene encoding receptor-like protein 33 has translation MRMFHKYSFVLQLFCVLFISMLPLNVTSSPTAEAEALVKWKNSLVPSSSLESWSIKNVESLCDWTGIACNTAGTISVLNLSGRGLNGTLAHFNFSAFLNLSFLDLSSNLFSGSVPGEIGSLEQLQHLNLFDNYFSGTIPYQISHLQKLQYLDLGSNNFVDPEWSAFLDMPYLRHLGLCYNQLASQFPSFVSSSVNLSFLDLSLNKMKGSLPHSVFTNLANVEFLNLTDNLFEGPLPGNIFKLSKLKALHLGRNNFSGSIPDGIGLLHDLVVLELYNNSFRGHIPSSIGQLRELQKLDLSQNYLNSSIPPEIGMCTKLKFLALAVNSLTGSLPLSFSNLTQISELGLSDNILSGELSPHIVSRWTELTSLQVQNNTFSGSIPPEIGMLTNLSYLFMYNNKLTGSIPGEIGKLDKLLRLDLSGNHLAGSIPSTIGNLTKLEILHLHTNNLRGTIPLETGNLKLLTILNLADNQLYGEVPEGLCSGLALEIFVLSGNNFSGTLPTCLKNCSKLSKVRLDRNQFSGNVSEAFGVHPNLDFMSLSDNKFTGEFPTTICNSASLDILDLSSNNLSGALPHCLGESNINLSILDLHKNQLQGSIPPTFTKSCRLKTFNINSNGFEGSIPLALANCKQLKIFDLGKNNISDTISPWLVTLPELQILVLRSNRLYGNLSFSNIAHPFPMLRIMDLSHNQFSGNLPTNFFDHFKVMVNLDKLVDINITKQGSYYEASVSLIVKGLEVEVKKILNIYTSIDLSNNKFNGEVPEILGELKSLRLLNLSHNSLTGNIPSLLGNILQLESLDLSSNQLTGRISWQLTSLTFLSTLNFSENNLSGEIPQGWQFNTFSNDSFMGNLALCGVPLTKKCKNDESPTQEVENDNPLGDDDNWFEWDVILMGYGCGFVGGLSTGYIIFTTEKPRRFVRFVIGSQNKLIRRSTKSRINSPF, from the exons ATGAGAATGTTTCACAAGTACTCTTTTGTTCTTCAACTATTTTGTGTTCTTTTCATCTCTATGCTTCCGCTAAATGTAACATCATCGCCAACAGCTGAAGCCGAAGCTCTTGTGAAATGGAAGAACAGTTTAGTACCATCTTCCTCACTCGAGTCGTGGTCAATAAAGAACGTTGAAAGCCTTTGTGACTGGACTGGCATTGCCTGCAATACTGCAGGAACAATATCAGTGCTCAATCTTTCGGGTCGAGGACTCAATGGAACACTTGCTCATTTTAATTTCTCTGCATTTTTAAATCTCAGTTTCTTGGACTTGAGCAGCAACTTATTTTCAGGGAGTGTACCGGGAGAGATTGGAAGTCTAGAACAACTTCAGCATTTGAACCTTTTTGATAACTATTTTAGTGGGACTATTCCTTACCAAATTAGTCATCTTCAGAAGTTGCAATATTTAGACTTGGGATCAAACAACTTTGTTGATCCTGAGTGGTCCGCGTTTTTGGACATGCCATATTTGAGACACCTCGGCTTATGCTACAATCAACTGGCTTCACAATTCCCATCCTTTGTAAGTAGCTCTGTTAACTTAAGTTTTCTTGATCTGTCGTTGAATAAGATGAAAGGGTCTCTACCTCATTCAGTGTTTACCAATCTGGCTAATGTCGAATTTCTTAACCTTACTGATAATTTATTTGAAGGGCCACTGCCAGGAAATATTTTCAAGCTTTCTAAGCTAAAAGCACTTCATCTCGGAAGGAATAACTTTTCAGGGTCTATTCCTGATGGTATAGGTCTTTTACATGATCTTGTAGTTCTTGAATTGTATAACAATTCATTTAGGGGACATATTCCTTCATCTATAGGTCAACTTAGGGAGCTTCAAAAACTTGATCTCAGTCAAAATTATTTGAACTCTAGTATTCCTCCTGAGATTGGAATGTGCACCAAGCTTAAGTTCTTAGCTCTAGCTGTGAATTCTCTTACTGGGAGTTTGCCTTTGTCTTTCTCGAATCTTACACAGATTTCTGAACTTGGCCTATCAGATAATATTTTATCCGGTGAGCTCTCACCTCATATCGTCAGCAGGTGGACTGAGTTAACATCACTGCAGGTTCAAAACAATACCTTCAGTGGTAGTATTCCTCCTGAAATTGGCATGTTAACAAATCTCAGTTACCTTtttatgtataataataagCTCACAGGATCAATTCCTGGAGAGATTGGGAAGTTAGACAAGCTTCTGAGACTAGATTTGTCAGGAAACCATTTAGCCGGCTCAATCCCATCAACAATCGGGAACCTGACCAAATTGGAAATCTTGCATTTGCACACCAATAATCTTAGAGGAACTATTCCACTTGAGACTGGAAACTTAAAACTGCTGACAATTCTTAATCTTGCGGATAACCAGTTGTATGGAGAGGTGCCAGAAGGACTCTGTAGTGGTTTGGCTCTTGAAATATTTGTATTAAGTGGAAATAACTTTTCAGGAACTTTGCCTACGTGCCTGAAAAACTGCTCCAAACTAAGTAAAGTTCGTCTAGACAGGAACCAATTCTCGGGCAATGTTTCTGAAGCGTTTGGTGTTCATCCAAATCTTGACTTCATGTCTTTGAGTGACAATAAGTTTACAG GGGAATTTCCTACAACAATTTGCAATTCGGCATCCCTTGACATTCTTGATTTGTCAAGTAACAACTTAAGCGGTGCACTTCCACATTGTTTGGGAGAAAGTAACATTAATCTCTCTATACTGGATCTCCACAAGAACCAATTACAAGGATCAATACCTCCAACCTTCACAAAGAGCTGCCGACTGAAGACTTTTAACATAAACAGCAATGGCTTTGAGGGGTCGATACCCCTAGCATTGGCCAACTGTAAGCAGCTAAAGATCTTTGATCTTGGAAAAAACAACATAAGTGACACAATTTCCCCATGGTTAGTTACTCTTCCAGAACTACAAATTCTTGTCTTACGATCAAATAGACTTTATGGAAATTTGAGCTTTAGCAACATAGCACATCCATTCCCCATGTTGCGTATCATGGATCTTTCTCACAATCAATTCAGTGGCAACCTACCTACCAATTTCTTTGACCATTTTAAAGTTATGGTGAATTTAGATAAACTGGTTGACATTAATATAACAAAGCAGGGGTCATATTACGAGGCCTCTGTTTCGTTAATTGTCAAAGGGCTGGAGGTTGAAGTAAAAAAGATTCTTAATATCTACACAAGTATTGATTTATCAAATAACAAGTTCAATGGAGAAGTTCCAGAGATTTTGGGCGAACTTAAATCACTCCGGTTGCTCAACCTATCTCATAACAGCCTTACAGGAAATATCCCATCCTTGCTGGGAAACATACTTCAGCTTGAATCTTTAGATTTGTCTTCAAACCAACTGACAGGAAGAATTTCTTGGCAATTGACTAGTCTGACATTTCTTTCAACCTTGAACTTTTCTGAAAACAATCTTTCCGGAGAAATTCCACAAGGATGGCAATTCAACACTTTCAGTAACGACTCGTTCATGGGTAACTTGGCCTTATGTGGAGTTCCTCTGACGAAGAAATGTAAAAATGATGAGTCGCCAACACAAGAAGTTGAGAATGATAATCCTCTTGGTGATGATGATAATTGGTTCGAATGGGATGTGATCCTCATGGGGTATGGATGTGGATTTGTAGGCGGATTGTCCACAGGATACATTATTTTCACAACTGAAAAGCCTAGACGGTTTGTGAGGTTCGTCATAGGATCTCAGAATAAGTTGATCCGAAGATCAACAAAGAGCAGAATAAATTCACCGTTTTAA